The nucleotide sequence AATGTGTTAGATGAATTCCCATACTTTCAAAGTGCAAGAGCACTTCGTTTGAAGGGACTTTATAACCAAAATAGTTTTAAGTATAATTATGCTCTAAAAGTAACAGCGGCTCACACTACTGATAGGGGTGTATTGTTTGATTTTATTACTTCGGATTCCTTTACTGCTATTCAACGAGATTTATTTGATAAAAAAGCAGATGAACTGTTAAACATAACCGTTATAGACAGTAAAACTGTTTTAACAGAACAAAAAATCAAAACCAATACATTAGAAGACTCTATATTAACTTCAATAAAAGAAGCCACTACAGAACAACCCGACAATAAACCTCAAACGACCGAAGAAAAATTATCACTAGGAACTCCACTTGAATTTGTAAAATCAGAGAAACATTCGTTTCAAGAATGGCTACAGCTTTCCAGAATCCAGCCTATTGTTAGAGAAAATGACATTTCAACAACACCACAAACAGTAGAAGTAACTGAAGAAAAAAAGAAAAAAGCAGCCATTATCGATAAGTTTATCGAGACGAGTCCCAAAATTACTCCAGTCAAAGGCGCAAGTTCACCTAACATACAGATAGACATCAACAAAGAAGACCATTCTTACTTAATGACTGAGACATTGGCAAGGGTTTATTTAGAACAAAAAAAATATCAAAAAGCAATTCAAGCATATGAAATATTAATTTTGAAATATCCAGAAAAAAGTAGTTTCTTTGCAGACCGTATTTCGGATATAAAAATTTTACAACAAAATAATTAAATATACAATGAGCACATTTTCAATTTTTTTAGTTTTAATCACAATAGTTTGCTTTCTATTGATCGTAGTAATCATGGTTCAAAACCCTAAAGGGGGTGGATTATCATCTACATTAGCTGGTTCTACTCAAATGGGGGGTGTCCAAAAAACAACTGACTTTTTAGATAAAAGTACTTGGACATTAGCAACGATCTTAATTGCTTTAATTTTATTATCAAGTTTAAGTTTTACAGGAAGTTTAAGCGACACTGACTCTAAAATCATTGACAATACTGAAGCTCCTGCAGCACCAGTTCAAAATGCTCCTGCAGCACCAACTCCTGCACAATAACAATACAACATCATAAATCAAAAATGCCAGCTTGTCAAAGCTGGCATTTTCTTTAAGAAAAAATGTCAGTCAAAATGGAATGGCATAATTTCTGAATGGCAAAAAGCAAATTAATAATTAATTAAAAATTAAAAATCATGACATTAAACATTAAACCACTTTCAGACAGAGTGCTGATCGAACCAGTTGCAGCTGAAACTAAGACGGCGTCAGGGATTTTTATTCCAGATACTGCCAAAGAAAAACCACAAAAAGGAACTGTTGTAGCCGTTGGTAAAGGCACAAAAGACCACGAAATGACTGTAAAAGTTGGAGACACCGTACTTTACGGAAAATACGCTGGAACAGAATTAAAATTAGAAGGTACTGATTACCTGATTATGAGAGAAGACGATATTCTTGCAATAATCTAAAAAAATTGTTTCAAGTTTCAGGTTTAAAGTTTCAAGTTTTGAATCCTGAAATAAAACTTTAAACAAAAAAAACATTAAACATTAAACAAAAAAATTAAAATGGCAAAAGATATAAAATTCGATATTGAAGCACGTGACGGATTAAAACGTGGTGTGGATGCATTAGCTAATGCAGTAAAAGTAACTCTAGGACCAAAAGGTCGTAATGTAATCATTGGAAAATCATTTGGTGGACCAACGGTAACTAAAGATGGTGTTTCTGTTGCAAAAGAAATCGAATTGAAAGATGCTCTTGAAAATATGGGAGCTCAAATGGTAAAAGAAGTTGCTTCTAAAACCAATGACTTAGCAGGAGACGGAACAACAACAGCCACTGTATTAGCACAAGCTATCGTGAAAGAAGGATTAAAAAACGTTGCTGCTGGAGCTAATCCAATGGACTTAAAAAGAGGAATCGACAAAGCTGTTGAAGCTATCGTAGCTGACTTAGCAAAACAAGCTAAAGTTGTAGGTTCTGATTCAGATAAAATCAAACAAATCGCTTCTATCTCTGCAAACAACGACGAAGTTATTGGTGAATTAATCGCTGCTGCTTTCGCAAAAGTAGGTAAAGAAGGAGTAATCACTGTTGAAGAAGCTAAGGGAACAGATACTTTTGTTGATGTTGTTGAGGGAATGCAATTTGACAGAGGATATCTTTCTCCGTATTTTGTGACTAATTCTGAAAAAATGGAAGTAGAACTTGAGTCTCCTTACATCCTTTTGTATGACAAAAAAGTTTCTTCTTTAAAAGAATTATTACCAGTTCTTGAACCAGTTGCTCAATCAGGAAAACCATTATTAATCATTGCTGAAGATGTTGACGGTGAAGCATTATCTACTTTGGTAGTTAACAAACTTCGTGGAGCATTGAAAATTGCTGCTGTAAAAGCACCAGGTTTTGGTGACAGAAGAAAAGCGATGCTAGAAGATATCGCCATCTTAACTGGTGGAACTGTTATCTCAGAAGAAAGAGGTTATACTTTAGAAAACACTACATTAGAAATGTTAGGTTCTTGTAGTAAAGTAACTATCGACAAAGACAACACAACCATTGTAAGTGGTGCTGGTGAAGCGGAGATGATTAAAAACCGTGTGAACCAAATCAAAGGTCAAATGGAAGTAACGACTTCTGATTATGACAAAGAAAAATTACAAGAGCGTTTGGCTAAATTAGCTGGAGGTGTTGCTGTACTATATGTAGGTGCTGCTTCTGAAGTGGAAATGAAAGAGAAAAAAGACCGCGTAGATGATGCTTTACACGCTACTCGCGCTGCTGTTGAAGAAGGTATTGTTGCTGGTGGTGGTGTTGCACTATTGAGAGCAAAAGCTGTCTTGGCAGAACTTAAAGCAGAAAATGCAGATGAAGCTACAGGAATCCAAATTATATCTCGTGCAATCGAAGCTCCATTGAGAACTATCGTTGAAAACGCTGGTCTTGAAGGTTCTGTAGTAGTTGCAAAAGTAGCTGAAGGTTCAGGAGATTTTGGATATAATGCTAAAACTAACGAATATGTTGATATGTTGAAAGCAGGTATCATTGACCCTAAAAAAGTAACTCGCGTTGCTCTTGAAAATGCGGCTTCAGTTTCTGGAATGATCCTAACTACTGAATGTGCTTTAATTGATATTAAAGAAGAAGGACCAGCTGGTCATGCTCACGGTGGTGGCATGCCAGGAATGATGTAATAACATCTCTTTCTAAATAATAGAATCCGTTCAATTTTACTAATTGAACGGATTTTTTTTTATCCTAAAAACAACAACTTTAAATTTAAACCTTTTATCTTTTTACACATCTTACCTTATTAGTTTTTAGCACTATAAATTATATTAAGATTATATTAACAAGAAAACCGATTAAATCAATTTAAATTTACTCTGAAAATAAAAAAACTACCAATATAAACTATACCCATTTATACCTTATGAAATTAAATATTAGCTTATTTTGCATGCTACTGTTTGCACAATCATACTCTCAAACCAAGACCACCTCAAATACTCATGAGAAAATTAAAAGCATTTTAGAAACGTATTTCAAATACGACAGAGAAAACATCCATGTACAGTTCAACAAGGATGTATATGTAACCAATGAAGACATCGCTTTTAAAGGTTATGTTTTAAATAAAAATTACGATGCCCCTGATGCAAATACTACTAATGTACAATTAGTAATCTATGATGATCAAGACCAAATAATTCAAAAACAATTACTCTACACCACTAAAGGTACTTTTTCGGGCGGAATCCATTTGAATAACAAATTCAAATCTGGAACTTACCACTTTCACTTTTACACAAACTGGATGAATAATTTTAATGAAGATGACTCCTTTACTCAAGCTGTTGAAATCATTAACAAAGACGAACCTTACAACCTAAAATCTAATGAACCTAATTGGAAAACTGCAACAGTATCAATCTTCCCTGAAGGAGGCAATATTATCGACCAGATAAGCAATACTGTAGGTGTCAAAATAGTAGATTGCAATCAAAAAGGTATCGAATTACAAGACATACTCATATTAGATTCTAAATCCAATGAGATTTCTCGTTTTAATACAAACAAAATGGGGAATGGAATTTTTTATTTCATCCCAGAAACAAACGAAACCTACACCCTAAAAGTTACCAACGACAAGCTCAAAATCTCCCAACCTTTACCTATTACAAAGGACACTGGAATCACATTGAGTTATAACAATAACCTACCAAAAAACATTCTGGCTGTTGCTGTAAAAACCAATGAAAAAGGATTAGAATTATACAATAATAAAAAGTTTATCTTACTGATTCACCAAAATGCTCAATCCGTTCAAAAAGAATTCACTTTCAAAAATAACGAAACGGAACAAGTTTTGTTATTTGACAAAAAATATTTGGCAAACGGTGTAAGCAGCATCCGCCTTATCGACGAAAACCTTAATGAAATAACCGAAAGACTAGTATACCATTATGGTAATGAAAAACCAATCACTACACTTGAAGCCAAAGCCATTGCAAATGACAGTATTGTTTTATCAGGAAAAACGAATTTAAAACAGGCCAATTTAAGCATTAGTATACTTCCAGGAAACAATAATTGTATTCAACAGAAAAAATCGATTCAAGGAACATTTTATCTTAATGCTTACTTAGAAAAACCTATAAAGGACAATTACTTCTATTTTGACCCAACTAACGAAAATAGAAAACAAGACATGGAAGCACTAATGCTAAACCAACTTAGAAGTAAATTCTTATGGGACAACTTAAAAAACAAACCCCCTAAAATAAACTTTACGTACAACAAAGGAGTAACCATAAGTGGCAAAGTAGAAAAAGAAGTCGGAACAAAGTCGGAATATAAAATTTCACTCATTTCATTAAAAGACAATGTTTTTGAAGACACAACTATTGAACCTAATGGAGATTTTAAATTCGAAAACTTTTTTGCTCAAGACTCTACAGTTTTCATTTTGCAAATGGTCAACCAAAAGAATATTGTAAAATACACCAAAATGCAAGCTCGTGTAAAACCTAATGAGAGTCAATTTATGCTACCTCTTCAATTTGAGAAAAATGTATGTCCTATTGAAAAGAAACCAGAAAACAATTTCACATTTGCTAAATCTCCTTTTGAAGAAGACATCGTAAACCTGGCCGGGGTAACTATCCAAAACACTTTCAAAAAAGAGGTTTTAACTCATGCAAATGAAGTAGGGCTTATGGCTAATGGTTTTAAAATTGAAGATTCAGATTTTGGTACAGTACTAGATTTCCTTTCCCGACAAGGATTTAGAACTGGAGTAGACCCTGAAGAAAACACCGTCTACATTCGAGGTTCGAGAGATTCTTTTTCAAACGAATCCCCAGCAGTTCTTATTGACAATATCCAACTGTTTGACCTCAATCTTCTATTTAGTATGGATATTTCGGAAGTAGATGAAATCTATATTGATAAAACAGGCTCTTCAAATATTTCTGTAAATGCAAGTAGCTCTATTCAAATTTTCCTTAAAAAGGGAGGAAGTAAAAATGATTATTTCCGAGCAAAGCACACTTCATTGATTGTAACTACTGGGTTCACGAAAGATATTAACTTTAAAAACGCTGCTTTCGAAACCCAAAAAGAATTCTTTCAATTTGGAACCCTTAATTGGACACCTAGTATAACCGTTAAAGAAAATGCCAACTATACTCTTAAACTCCCAAGAGGTGCACAAAAAGAAATTCAAGTTTTAGTAGAAGGATTTTCTGAAGATGGTCAATTAATTTCTGAGATTCAACAAGTACCCGTTCTAGAATAAGGAATGCTAACCGATAAATGAAACTCTAAAAAAGGTAGTGACTCAATAAGTCGCTACCTTTTTTTCTACATCAAGCCTCAAATACTATCAGAATTCACAAAAAAATCCGCCCCATAATTGGTGACGGATTCAATAAATTAAAACTTTATAATATATCTTACTCTTCTTGAGAAGGCAATTTTTTAGCAAATTTTAATAAAACAGGAGACAAGGTTATAAACACAAGACCAATTACAATTACCTCTATATGTTCTTTCAAATCAATTTGATATTGCTCTAATAAAAATCCATATAAATAATGCCCGGAAAAGATTAAAGTAAACGACCAAAGAAAAGAGCTCACTACATTAAAGAACATAAATTTTTTCTTTTCCATTGTAACTATACCCGCTACAATTGGAGCGAATGTTCTGAAAATAGGCAAAAATCGAGCAAATATAATCGCTCTACCACCATGTCTTTCAAAAAAATCTTTGGATTGAATTAAATATTTCTTTTTAAACCAAAAACTATCTTCCTTATTATACAAATAATAACCGCTTTTGGCACCAAACCAATATCCTATAATATTACCTAATATCCCAGCAATTCCAACTAAAGTTGATAGTAAAAAAACATTGACAAAATCACTTTTAATAAAAAATATATTTTCTATCAATTCACGATTGTAGATACCTGCAAGAAAAAGCAAACTATCACCCGGTAAAAAGAATCCTGCAAAAAGCCCTGTTTCCGCAAAGACGATAAACAACACTATATAAATACCCATTTTTATTCCATTTATATCAAAATGGATATAAAAAAGAGGGTCTATTAAATTTTTCCAATCAAAGCTATTCATTGTCGATTTTTTAAGGCTAAAATATTTGCGTGAAAGTAAGTATAATTTAGCTTATCAACAATTTATTATGTGGTTTTAAAATTAAATTAACGAATAAAGCAGTTTCTCATTTATCAATTCTTCTTTTTACAAACCAATTATCTTCTAGAGAGAAAAATAACACTTAATCCGAGACTATTTATAAATATTTAGTAGCAAAAAAATCAATCCACTTTGAACCAGCTAGAATACATGACGTAATTATTAGAAATACGTTCAATTTCTCCTGCAAAATTAGATTTATCTATATCTTTTACTTTCTTAGCTGGAACACCTGCCCAAATAGAACCCGAACTAATAACGGTATTTTGAGTTACTACCGCACCTGCCGCGACAATTGAATTACTTTCAACAATACAATTATCCATAACAATCGCTCCCATTCCTACCAATACATTATCTTGAATCGTACAGCCATGAACAATGGCATTATGACCAATTGACACATTGTTACCAATAATTGTTGGGTATTTTTGATAGGTACAATGAATAACTGCACCATCTTGAATATTTACTTTATTGCCAATGGAAATAGCGTTAACATCACCACGGATTACTGCATTGAACCAAACGCTGCAAGACTCACCAAAAACAACATCACCTACAATGGTGGCGTTTTCGGCAATATAGCAATCCTCTGGTATTTGTGGTGTTTTACCATTAACCGATTTAATCAACATAACAATGATAAAATTTAATTAATTGCAGGACATTTACATTCGTACTTAGCACGCTTGCAGAATAAATTCAACCCTAAAGTAATTTGATGATATCCTCCATTATCAAACTTAACCGCACCCGAAAGATGAGAATAAGTATAAGCAAACATGAAGTTATTATAATTAAGCCCCACAATTGGAGTTATATATTGTAGATGCTGCGAAGAATTTAGAGCATCAATACTTCTTCGATAAGATAAACCGCCCCAAAGGGTTCCAAAATCCATCGCTTTATATGCCTTAATATTCAAATCAAAAGATTTTTCTTTTGTTTTATCAGTATACTGAAGTAAAACCGATGGCTCCCATAAAATGGCATCCTCGTTCCCAAAAATATATCCTGCACTTAAAAGATATTTTCTAAGATTATCACTTTCAAATTCGGTATAAATATCTCTTCTTGTTTCCATTAAATTCTTGATAGTAGCATGAGCATAAAAATCTAAGTAATTATAGGATGCCCCTATGTCAAAATTAGGATAAGAATCCTTTTGTACAATTGTTCCGTTAATAATGGGATCAAACTGTGACGAATTTCTAAACGAAGTCTCATCTAATTGACTCTGAATCAAACCAGCACTAATACCAAAAGACAATTGATTCAAATCAACTTCATCTCTCGAAAACATTAAATGATACGCATAGGTTAGCTTAATTCCTTTTTGAGAATGATAGCCATTTTTATCATTAAACAATATAATACCCGCACCAGCCTTCTCACTTACTCTCCCATTAAAACTCAATGTTTGAAGTTCTGGAGCATCATTTTGCCCAAACCATTGTTTACGAGCTGTCAACCTTACTTTGGCACAATTTGCCGCACCAGCCATTGACGGATGAATTAAATAGTAATTGTCGGATAAATAATCTGAATAAACTGCAATTCCTTCTTGAGCAAAGGAATAACTAGTTATCAAGAACAATACTAAAACAATCTTAATTTTTGAAAACATAGAAAATATTTTTTTTTACTGAATGAGTATATTTAATCACTTAAAAAACAATTGCTCGACAAACATAAAATAAAGTTAATTTATTTAATAATATTCCAAATATAACCAAACATAGAAAATAACTTTAGTAAATTTGTAAAAATTTATTAATCATGACAAAAGTTCTCATTAAAGAAACACAAAATCCAACTATATTAAAATTTGAACTTGACGATTTCATTACAAAAAATGAAAATTTCGAATTCAAAAACATTGATGAAGCCAAAGCTTCCCCTCTTGCACAACAATTGTTTTACCTTCCTTTTGTTAAAACGGTTTATATCTCAGGAAATTTCATCGCAATTGAAAAATTTAGCATTGTAGAATGGGACGATGTTAAAGAAGCTGTTGCTGAACAAATTGAAGAGTTCATCGCCAATGGTGGTACTATCATCAATATTGACGAAAACAAACCTAAAAAACAGCCTATAACGGTATACGGAGAAACCACTCCAAATCCTGCTGCATTAAAATTTGTAGTAAGTAGAATGTTGACAAAGAACGCTGTTGAATTCAAAAACATCGATCAAACTGAAGCTTCACCATTAGCTAAAGAATTATTCAAATATGCCTATGTAAAAGAAGTTTTTATCGACGAAAATTATATTTCGGTAACAAAATATGACTTTATCGGCTGGGACGAAATTACATTAGAATTAAGAACCTTCATCAAAGAATATATTGAAAATGGAGGGACTGTTTTAGACGAAAATTTCATTCCAAACACCATAAAAGACGAAGCTACCAAAGAAGCTAATTTTGATTCATTAGATGAAACGTCACAAAAAATCATCAATATCTTAGAAGAATTTGTAAAACCAGCAGTTGCTGCTGATGGTGGAAACATTGCCTTTGACTCTTATGACGAAACAACTGGAACGGTAAAAGTAATTCTTCAAGGTGCTTGCAATGGCTGTCCTTCTTCTACATTTACATTAAAGAGCGGAATTGAAAACATGTTAAAAAGCATGTTGAATGACGAAAGACTAAACGTAGAGTCTATCTAAATCAAAAAACTGTTTTAGATATTAAAAATGTATCTTTACTTTTGAAATACAAAATCAAAACCTTCTCTTGTAGAAGGTTTTTTATTAGTAATAAAATGAAATTAGACCCAAATTACATCGCCAACTATAGCAATAATTTAATCAACGAAATCATTGCCTATTCTCCCAAACTAATCTCTGCTTTTATTATTCTTTTCATCGGATTATATGCTATCCGAATAATCAATAGATTGGTCCGAAAAATAATGTTGAAAAGAAAATTCGACACAACTCTGACGCAATTTACAGCGGATATTCTTCTTTGGGCACTACGTGTTTTATTATTTATTACTTTCATTTCAAAACTAGGCATCGAAACCTCTTCTTTCGTAGCAATTCTAGGAGCAATGGGGCTTGCTGTTGGCTTATCACTTCAGGGTTCCTTATCAAATTTTGCAGGCGGAATGTTGATTATTATGTTTAAACCCTTTAAAGACGGGGATTTGATCGAAGCACAAGGAATGATTGCAACGGTGAGTGAAATTCAAATTTTTGTAACCAAATTAATTACAGCCAACAATCAGGTGGTTTTTATTCCAAATGGGATTCTATCGAATGGCATTATCACCAACTATTCTATGCTTGGCTGTCGTAGAGCCGATTTGACTTTTGCTATTTCCTATGATGCTGACATTAAAAAAGCTAAGGATATTATAATGGATTTATTAATTAATAACCCTAATGTATTAAAAAATCCAAAGCCAGATGTATTTGTAAAAAACCTAACCGATAGCGCCATTGAACTTGCGGTAAGGCCATGGGCCAACAATGCTGATTATGGAATTGTTTTTACAGAAACACTAGAGAATTGCAAAAATGCATTAGACAATGCTGGAATTCCTTTTCAACCATTTGTTAAAGAAAAGTCTGCTAGCAATTCCTAGAAAATTATTTAGCTTTAGGAGTTGTCACCATAAAATCTTTCAAATAAAAAGGTTCAAAATAAGCCACATCAACCGTATCGTTATTCACGAACTTTTCAAAACTCAACTTACTCATTTCTTTAGCTGAAGGATATACAACTTCTTCTAAAAAGATGAAGTTTTCACGATTTAAAACCGTTTTGCATTTTTGCGCACAATCACCAACGAAATAAATTTTATCTCCTATTCCGCTAAAAGATTCTTCAGTAATAATCTCCGCTTGAGTAGCTCGATTGTTTTCCAAATTAGGAGTAAAAATAGCATTATAAACTTCCATTCTTCGAGCATCCAACATTGGCACAATCAATCCATCAGTAGCAGTAACTTGTGAAGCTAGTGCCTTTAAAGTATCTATTGCAACTAAGGGAATATTCAAAGCATAACACAAACCTTTGGCCGCCGAAACACCGATGCGAAGACCTGTATACGATCCTGGCCCTTGACTAACAGCGATAGCTGACAAATCCTGATAACTAATTCCTGCTTCTTTAATA is from Flavobacterium sp. NG2 and encodes:
- a CDS encoding tetratricopeptide repeat protein, with the protein product MNVTDYTYLLNKPNTIAERETAALENVLDEFPYFQSARALRLKGLYNQNSFKYNYALKVTAAHTTDRGVLFDFITSDSFTAIQRDLFDKKADELLNITVIDSKTVLTEQKIKTNTLEDSILTSIKEATTEQPDNKPQTTEEKLSLGTPLEFVKSEKHSFQEWLQLSRIQPIVRENDISTTPQTVEVTEEKKKKAAIIDKFIETSPKITPVKGASSPNIQIDINKEDHSYLMTETLARVYLEQKKYQKAIQAYEILILKYPEKSSFFADRISDIKILQQNN
- the secG gene encoding preprotein translocase subunit SecG, which codes for MSTFSIFLVLITIVCFLLIVVIMVQNPKGGGLSSTLAGSTQMGGVQKTTDFLDKSTWTLATILIALILLSSLSFTGSLSDTDSKIIDNTEAPAAPVQNAPAAPTPAQ
- the groES gene encoding co-chaperone GroES, which gives rise to MTLNIKPLSDRVLIEPVAAETKTASGIFIPDTAKEKPQKGTVVAVGKGTKDHEMTVKVGDTVLYGKYAGTELKLEGTDYLIMREDDILAII
- the groL gene encoding chaperonin GroEL (60 kDa chaperone family; promotes refolding of misfolded polypeptides especially under stressful conditions; forms two stacked rings of heptamers to form a barrel-shaped 14mer; ends can be capped by GroES; misfolded proteins enter the barrel where they are refolded when GroES binds) — encoded protein: MAKDIKFDIEARDGLKRGVDALANAVKVTLGPKGRNVIIGKSFGGPTVTKDGVSVAKEIELKDALENMGAQMVKEVASKTNDLAGDGTTTATVLAQAIVKEGLKNVAAGANPMDLKRGIDKAVEAIVADLAKQAKVVGSDSDKIKQIASISANNDEVIGELIAAAFAKVGKEGVITVEEAKGTDTFVDVVEGMQFDRGYLSPYFVTNSEKMEVELESPYILLYDKKVSSLKELLPVLEPVAQSGKPLLIIAEDVDGEALSTLVVNKLRGALKIAAVKAPGFGDRRKAMLEDIAILTGGTVISEERGYTLENTTLEMLGSCSKVTIDKDNTTIVSGAGEAEMIKNRVNQIKGQMEVTTSDYDKEKLQERLAKLAGGVAVLYVGAASEVEMKEKKDRVDDALHATRAAVEEGIVAGGGVALLRAKAVLAELKAENADEATGIQIISRAIEAPLRTIVENAGLEGSVVVAKVAEGSGDFGYNAKTNEYVDMLKAGIIDPKKVTRVALENAASVSGMILTTECALIDIKEEGPAGHAHGGGMPGMM
- a CDS encoding DedA family protein; this translates as MNSFDWKNLIDPLFYIHFDINGIKMGIYIVLFIVFAETGLFAGFFLPGDSLLFLAGIYNRELIENIFFIKSDFVNVFLLSTLVGIAGILGNIIGYWFGAKSGYYLYNKEDSFWFKKKYLIQSKDFFERHGGRAIIFARFLPIFRTFAPIVAGIVTMEKKKFMFFNVVSSFLWSFTLIFSGHYLYGFLLEQYQIDLKEHIEVIVIGLVFITLSPVLLKFAKKLPSQEE
- a CDS encoding gamma carbonic anhydrase family protein codes for the protein MLIKSVNGKTPQIPEDCYIAENATIVGDVVFGESCSVWFNAVIRGDVNAISIGNKVNIQDGAVIHCTYQKYPTIIGNNVSIGHNAIVHGCTIQDNVLVGMGAIVMDNCIVESNSIVAAGAVVTQNTVISSGSIWAGVPAKKVKDIDKSNFAGEIERISNNYVMYSSWFKVD
- a CDS encoding type IX secretion system membrane protein PorP/SprF, with the translated sequence MFSKIKIVLVLFLITSYSFAQEGIAVYSDYLSDNYYLIHPSMAGAANCAKVRLTARKQWFGQNDAPELQTLSFNGRVSEKAGAGIILFNDKNGYHSQKGIKLTYAYHLMFSRDEVDLNQLSFGISAGLIQSQLDETSFRNSSQFDPIINGTIVQKDSYPNFDIGASYNYLDFYAHATIKNLMETRRDIYTEFESDNLRKYLLSAGYIFGNEDAILWEPSVLLQYTDKTKEKSFDLNIKAYKAMDFGTLWGGLSYRRSIDALNSSQHLQYITPIVGLNYNNFMFAYTYSHLSGAVKFDNGGYHQITLGLNLFCKRAKYECKCPAIN
- a CDS encoding NifU family protein — encoded protein: MTKVLIKETQNPTILKFELDDFITKNENFEFKNIDEAKASPLAQQLFYLPFVKTVYISGNFIAIEKFSIVEWDDVKEAVAEQIEEFIANGGTIINIDENKPKKQPITVYGETTPNPAALKFVVSRMLTKNAVEFKNIDQTEASPLAKELFKYAYVKEVFIDENYISVTKYDFIGWDEITLELRTFIKEYIENGGTVLDENFIPNTIKDEATKEANFDSLDETSQKIINILEEFVKPAVAADGGNIAFDSYDETTGTVKVILQGACNGCPSSTFTLKSGIENMLKSMLNDERLNVESI
- a CDS encoding mechanosensitive ion channel family protein, whose translation is MKLDPNYIANYSNNLINEIIAYSPKLISAFIILFIGLYAIRIINRLVRKIMLKRKFDTTLTQFTADILLWALRVLLFITFISKLGIETSSFVAILGAMGLAVGLSLQGSLSNFAGGMLIIMFKPFKDGDLIEAQGMIATVSEIQIFVTKLITANNQVVFIPNGILSNGIITNYSMLGCRRADLTFAISYDADIKKAKDIIMDLLINNPNVLKNPKPDVFVKNLTDSAIELAVRPWANNADYGIVFTETLENCKNALDNAGIPFQPFVKEKSASNS
- the tsaB gene encoding tRNA (adenosine(37)-N6)-threonylcarbamoyltransferase complex dimerization subunit type 1 TsaB; the encoded protein is MSYILNIETATKNCSVALAKEGQTIVCYETAEEGYSHAEKLHVFIEQAIKEAGISYQDLSAIAVSQGPGSYTGLRIGVSAAKGLCYALNIPLVAIDTLKALASQVTATDGLIVPMLDARRMEVYNAIFTPNLENNRATQAEIITEESFSGIGDKIYFVGDCAQKCKTVLNRENFIFLEEVVYPSAKEMSKLSFEKFVNNDTVDVAYFEPFYLKDFMVTTPKAK